The sequence below is a genomic window from Sneathiella sp. P13V-1.
TTCCCCTTCAAGCAGGCCTTCAACCTCGGTTGTGCCGATGGCGAGGCCGCCAAGGATAAGGGATCTGTGGGACATGGATTTGTCGCCCGGGACATGAACATCGCCGGAAAGCGGACCGGACCGGCGTGAGGAGACGGGGCCGGACACTTTATCTTCAGTTTTCATGACGTCTTGATTTTCTGGCTCAATTTTTTTGGGAGCCCAAAAACTGTTTAAAATAATGCCCTTATTAACAACCTTTTCATAACTTGTCACATATTCCTGATTGAGGATTGCAAGAAACTTTTGACAGGGCGATTTGTTTCTGGCAATTGAGCAAAAAACACTGTCAATATTTTGTCCAAAATAGCGTGGATGAGAGGTAAGCATGGCAAAACCGGAATGGGGCGCGAAGCATCGGTGCACTTCTTGTGGTAAACCATTTTATGACATGAACAAGGACCCAATTACGTGTCCTGCCTGCGGATCAGAGCATAAGCCTGAAAAGCTGCTTAAATCCGTACCAACCCCAAAAAAGGAAGCGGCCCCAGCGAAGCCTGTGAGGACCGATGATGAAGAGGGATCAGATCTGCTTCTTGATGATGACGAGATTCTTGAAGAAGAAGATGTGGATCTTCCTGATGATGATAGTGATGACGACCTGAGCGGCGTTGTCTCATCACCAAAAATGGAAAACGAAGACCTGTAATCGGGCTGTGTTTCGGGGAAAATTGCCAAACAGCGCTTTTTTCCCTTGAAATCCATCCGGCTTCGGCATAGTTTCCGGACCCGTTGGCGATATTTGTCGCCGTCTGTGGGGCCATAGCTCAGTTGGGAGAGCGCTTGAATGGCATTCAAGAGGTCGTCGGTTCGATCCCGATTGGCTCCACCAGAATTTAGAAAAAGCCCGGATAGAAATATCCGGGCTTTTTTGCATTTTCACCTCAATTTGACTGCCCTCCCATTGACTTAACCCCCCGATCCGCTTCATCATTATTTTGGGCGTTGTGATAGGGGCCGGAGAAGAGAATGGGACATAATCATAAACATAGTGCGCCGCTGCCGGAGACGGTACTTCGGGTGAAAAGCCTGGAATCCCTGTTGGTGGAAAAGGGGCTTGTGAAAACCGAGGCGCTGGATGCCTTGGTGGATCGGTATGAAAACAAGGTCGGTCCCCGAAATGGGGCGCAAGTGGTCGCCAAAGCCTGGAGTGATCCTGACTATAAAGCCCGCTTGATGAAAGATGCGTCCGCCGCCATTGCAGAGCTTGGATATACAGGTGCGCAAGGCGAGGAAATTGTTGCCGTTGAAAACACCCCGGATGTTCATAACGTGGTGGTTTGCACCCTTTGTTCCTGCTACCCATGGCCGGTTCTGGGTCTGCCGCCGGTCTGGTATAAATCCGCGCCCTATCGCAGTCGCGTGGTGCGGGAGCCCCGCGCCGTTTTGGAAGAATTTGGCACCCATATTCCGGACGATGTGGAGGTGCGTGTTTGGGATAGCACGGCAGAGACCCGCTATCTGGTCATTCCGGAGCGCCCTGAAGGCACGGAAGGATTAAGCGAAGAGGCCCTTGCAGATCTTGTGAACCGGGACAGCATGATCGGGACCCGCAAAGCGGACAGCCCAGAGGAGGCGGCCTGATGGATGGTGTACATGATATGGGCGGCATGCATGGCATGGGCCCGGTTGAGCAAGAAGAGAACGAGCCGGTCTTCCACGGAGAGTGGGAGCAGCGTATGTTTGCCATGAATAATGCGGTAAGCGCCCTTGGGGTGCGCAATATTGACGAATCCCGACACGCCCGCGAACGCATGAACCCCGGTAAATATCTCAGCAGCAGTTACTATGAGATCTGGTTGGATGGGCTTGTGCGCATCCTGTCAGAAAAGGGGCTGATTTCCGAAGAGGAACTCAGCGGTGAGGTGCCTCCAAAACCTTTTACTGGGGAACATCGTCCGGCGCTGACGGCAGACGCCGTGGATCCCATGATGGACAAAGGGGCGACCTACACCCGTGAAGACGGTAAGCCTGCGAGTTTTAAAGTAGGGGATCGGGTGAAAGCCAAAAACATCCATCCAAGTGGTCACACCCGTCTTCCCCGTTACGCCCGCGGGGCTACGGGTGAAATCATTGCCGACTATGGACTGCATGTCTTCGCCGACAGCAGTGCCCATGGGGATGACGACCCGCAGCATCTTTATTCTGTGCGCTTTACCTCCCGCGATTTATGGGGGGAGGATGGTCACGATAATGACGCCATCTATGTGGATCTCTGGGATGATCATCTGGAGGCGTCCAATGACTGAGATGAACCAGGCGCTGGAAAATATGCCGATCCCTCATGATGAGGAAGGCCCGGTTTTTGATGAGCCATGGCAGGCGCAGGCTTTTGCCTTGACGGTGAAGCTGAATGAAGCGGGGCATTTTTCCTGGCCAGAATGGGCGGATATCTTCGGAGCGGAGATTGCCACCGCGACTAAGGAAGGCCGGGGCTGCGGTAATGAAGATTACTTCCTGTGCTGGCTTGCGGCGCTTGAGAAAATCGTGGCGGAGAAGGAAATTTTGTCTACCGATCAGCTTCTGACCCGCAAAGAAGAATGGCGTCACGCAAATGAACATACGGAACATGGTGAGCCCATCAAATTGGGCGCAGGCCATTAATCTTTTGCGGTTTCGCGCGTTTCGCACTATGTCTGTTGGCAAATAGACAGAGTAAGACAGGTAAAGTTATGGAACAGACCCCTGATATGTCCATGCCAGACATGGAAACAAAGGAAAAGCTGGATAAAGCGGCAAAGATCGTCACTGACCATCTGGATCAGGCATTGCAAGAATGCGTGGAAGGCGGACTGGAGCGGGATCATTTTAATGCTGCTGTTGTGGCGACCTTGCTGCAAGCCATGGAAACAAGCCTTGGCGGCAGCGCGCAGGTCGCCGGCGCTTTGCACCAGATGGCGGAAATGGCCGCCGCCGCGGCAGAGCGCGAAGCGCAAGAAGCCAACTAAAGAAAAAGCCGCAAGAGATTGCGGCTTTTATTTTGTCTCTATCTTGAATTTCCGAAATTCCTGCCCGTCATAAGTGATGGTTCCAATGTCTACTGCCCCTAATTTTCGAAGGGCGGACAGTTTCCGTCGTGACGGAGGAAGCAGGAAGGTCACATAAGGAATTCTGGCATCTTTTCGGGCCTGTTTCAGAAATTTTTGTGTGAGATTAAGGCCGTAGCCAAAGGCAGTGGGGCTTAAAACCAAGCCAAAATCCCACTCATTACCTTCTTTCTGAAAACCACCCCATCCAAGATAGGTATTGCCATCAAATATGGCCTGATGCCCAAGTCCATCCCTATGCCAGCAGGTTTCTTTCTTGGCAATAAAGTCGGATATGGACTTGTGGTTCCAGATCCCGGTCTTAAGGGGAAGGTGAGCGGTGACACGCGCATCGTTCATCTGCCAGAGCAATAAATCCGGTGAAATTTCAGTAAGACGTTTAAATTTTATGTCTGGGGTTTTGTGCATTTGAATATCTCTGTTGCACAGAACCATATGGGTTGAAAGACAGGGCTATTCAATAATCTTCAAGCAATTGTGAAAAGGCCGGGGCATGCCCCGGCCTTTAATTTAGTCAGCAGTGTGGATCGGCAGGTCCAGAAGCGCGCGGCGACGGAGCCAGAGGCTTGGGCGATACCGTTCTTCACCTGTGATGCCTTGCAATTCTTCCAGAACGATCAGGGTGTTTTCCTTGCCCATCACATCTACCATTTCGATGGACCCTTGCGGGTAGTTGAGGCCTAGGGTCATGCCCTTGTCGATATCTTCCGGGGTAGCCACACCGATCTGTGCCATTTCACAGCCGAGATTGGCAACCATGGCGCGGATACGCTGGGCGACAAAGCCCGGGCAATCTTTAATGCGGGTCACGGCATTTGTGTTTTTGCGAATGGCGACCATAACGGAATGAACCACATCATCATCTGCACCCGGTGCCGCCATAACAGTAGCGTGCATATGAACACCAGTGAGGGTATCGACAGCAACGGTTCGTTTCGGGTCCAGCTCCAATCGGACAATAACGGATGTACAGTCTTCGCCAACCGGGGCCACCAGAATTGGGCTGACCCCATCATCATTTGCGAGCACGGAGACCCCCAGATCCCGAAGCATCTGTTCAAGTTCCGGTGCTGGTTCTGGCAGATAAGCGCTGCGCATTGGTTCTGCGTCTATATCCACTTTGGGCGCTGGCTGGATCAAGGCGCCTGTTTCATCGTAATCGTAGAAACCGGCTTTGGTTTTACGGCCAAGACGTCCTGCTTCCATCATGCTTTCATGAAGCGGCGCGGTGGAGAGGCGTTTATCCTGAAAATATCCGTTATAGATGATGTTGCTGACCGGGAAGTTCACATCAATACCGGTCAAGTCCATCAGCTCAAACGGGCCCATACGGAAACCACAGGCGTCGCGCATAATGGCGTCCACTTCATGAGGCTCCGCCACCCCTTCAGAGACAATTCGAAGCGCTTCTGTTGTGTAGGCGCGGCCACCCAGGTTCACAAGGAAGCCAGGGGCATCTTTCACCACAACAGGCACACGGCCCATACGTTTGCCGATCACCACTAGGGCGTCTGTTGTTTCTTTGGATGTGTCCGTGCCGTTGATCACCTCAACCAGTTTCATCAAAGGCACTGGATTGAAGAAGTGAAGGCCCGCGATGCGATCTTTATGTTCGCACGCTGCGGCAATGCTGGAAATGCGGATACTTGAGGTGTTGGAGGCAATGATGGTGTCTTTGGAGACAACTTTTTCGATCTGCTGGAAAACAGACCGTTTGATGTCGATATTTTCAACGATGGCTTCCACGATCAGGTCGCAGTCTTTGAAATCTTCTATCGTGTTTGCCACACCAAGGCGACCTTTGGAGGCCAGGGCTTCCGCGTCGCTCATCCGGCCTTTTGTCGCCGCGCGGTCAATCATACCGCCGATAAAATCCACAGCACCTTGCGCCGCGCCGTCTGCAGTATCAAAGATAACGGCCTGCATGCCACCTGTCGCGGATACCTGGGCGATCCCTCTGCCCATCGCGCCAGCGCCGACAATACCGACTTTTAACGTCTCACTGTTTGGATCGATCGTCATTATTTTCTCCGTAAATTATTGTTTTTATTAGTTTCAGCCTATATTTCCCCACCAATCCAGCCATCCGCAATTTCTGGCCTTGATGGATGCGCATCGGCAACCTACATTAAATGACAAGGCAGCGCCATACCGGGTTGCCGCAAAAGGTGCCATTTTGGACCTGAATTTTAGTCACTCGCTCGTTTGAGGAGATGGAGGCATTTGAAGATGTCTGTATTTAACAGTCCCCTGTTACTGGGATTTGACAGGTTTGAAAACATTCTGGAACAGCTCGCCAAGTCGGGTGGTGAAGGATATCCCCCTTACAATATCGAACAGATGTCTGATACCAGACTGCGAATCACCCTCGCGGTTGCGGGATTTTTTAAAGATGATCTGAAGATTACGCTGGAACAGAACCAGCTTATTATTCACGGCAAGCAAATGGAGGATCCGAACCGGGTCTATATACACCGCGGAATTGCGGCACGGCAGTTCCATCGGAAGTTTGTTCTGGCGGAAGGCGTCACCGTTGCGGGTGCCGATATGGATAATGGTCTTTTGCATATTGACCTGAACCTTCCAATACAGAAAAATGACGTGACTCATATCGAGATCAATGCGAAAGACACAGGATCAGATATGAAAACCATTGATGCGCCGTCAAAGACGGTAAAAACGTGATCCTAGAGGACACAGGAACAGGAGTTGAGTAATGCAGTATCAGGAAGCGACCCTTCGCCAGATTAGCCCGGCGGCGCTTGCTGTCCTTGGATCGATGGAAATGGCTTATATTCGTGAAGTTGAAGAAGAGGGTATGACCCTTTACGCCATTTATTCCGCAGACGGTCAGCGTCTTGGTGAAGAAGAGACACCGGAAATTGCCATGGTGGTGGCCAGACAAAATGATCTGGATGCTTTTTTGGTAAGCTAAAAACAAACCGACCGGAAACGGTCGGTTTTTTATTTGGGCCTATGCCGCTTTATTGAACGACAATCAGACTTTCGTTCTTAAAGACCTGACCTTCCCGGGTCACTGTGATTTCCCCGCGATAAGTTCCGCTCCGCCACCCTGCAGGGGGCCGTTTAACACCCACCCAAAAAGTGTTCGAAATCTGGTTCTTCGTCATGCGTGGTGGATTGTACGCCTTTAGTTTGCGCCCATCTGGCCCCGTAATTCTCAGACTGACCTGATCCTCTTTTTGACTGCCGATATAATAGCTCCAGAAGAACATGGTTGGGGCGGCCGGGTTCAGAACTTTTTCTTTCTTTTCACCGCTCTCCAGATCTTGTCTGCCTTTTGGTTTTGTTTCTGAGAACCCCGTATTTACAAAATATGTCGGGGTGTATTTTAACTCTCTTTGAGCCATTTCAGACCACATGGAAAACGTAGCTTTCCCGCAGCCCTTGTCGTGCTCCAGCCCGGTAAAGGGATCAACGGTTCTGTTGCGATGGCGTACATCAAAATGAAGATGTGGAAAATCTGTCACTCCTGACAGGCCGACAAACCCCAGGATATCCCCTTTTCGAACGCGCTGGCCCTTTTTGACGGTCACAGAGCCTTCTTTCAAGTGCGCATAGAAAGTAGACCATTTATTGCCATGATTAAGCACAACGGCATTTCCAAGACCAATCTTATAAATCTCTTTGCGTTTTTCAGGCGGGTAATTGCTGAAATAATGATCTTTGATGTCATCTCTAAAATTCCCGACAACTCCATCAGCCGCGGCGATAACAGGCACACCCGCCTCCATATCTTTCAAGGTGCGAATGCGAATATCGGTGCCGCGATGATTATTGTAGGTGAGGAAGCCACAACGATGATCCGCAGCTTTTGATCCCCCTTGCATATCCACAAAATGTTGAATGAAGCAGTCCTGTCCCAACGTACATTTGATCGGGATATCCAGTTTTGGTGGACGTTTTTGTTGGGCTGAAGCGGCCCCGAACCCAAAGACGAGAAAAACTGAGACAAGAAGAAGGGGTTTGATAGCGGATTGTAGAGTCTGTCGCATATTTTCCGGATACCTGTTGCGTGTTCCGGCACCTTAAGTTTGTAAGAGTGCCTTGTCAGTGTCCATCAGCACATATGGGGCCTATTTTCGCTGCGCCCAGTTAACTTTCCGTATTTGAAAATAAAAAACCCGCCGAGGGAGGCGGGTTTTTAAATCAGGCTGCCATATTGTCTTCTGTGAGTATGGCATAGAGGGCATCGGTATTTTCCGTGCCCCTTAATCTTTCGCACCTTTCCTGATCCCGAAGCGTTCGGGAGACACGTGAGAGAGCCTTCAGATGTTCCGCGCCGCCTTCAAGAGGGGCGAGAAGCAGGAAAATAAGATCAACCGGCATGTCATCCATGGCATCATAATTGATGCCGGTGTCCAGACGGGCAAAGAAGCCATGGATTCGATCCAGACTTTCCAGTTTGCCATGGGGGATGGCAATGCCATGCCCCACACCGGTTGTCCCAAGACGCTCTCTTTCAATGAGAACGTTCAGGATTTCCCTTTCATCACAATTTGTTGCTTCAGCCGCGCGGCGTGACAATTCCTGTAACGCCTGCTTTTTGCTGGTCGCTTTAAGGTCAGCAACCACCGTTTCAGGACTGATTAAATCAGCTATTTCCATAGGTATCTTAACTGTAGCTCCGCGGATTAAAGGGAAATCCTTATCCGTTAGCTACCCTGTTCAAGTTTAGGATCTATCCATCCGATATTTCCATCAGGGCGCCGATATACAACATTTAATCCTTTTGTACCAGAATTATGGAACATCATGGCTGGAACGTTTGCCAGATCCATGCGCATAACCGCTTCGCCAACGGAACAATCAGGGATGTCCTGGCTGGTTTCTGCGATAATCATGGGTTGCCATTCGCCGTTCGCCGCATGATCTTCAGGCTCTTCATCTGGTTCAGGTGCTAGTACATAAGCCTGAGCAGCAATCTGCTCTTTCGCTTTTGCGCGTTCTTTACTGTGATGATCTTTCAGGCGGCGTTTGTAGCGGCGCAGTTGTTTGTCGATCCGCTCGCACGCGCTGTCAAAACAGGAATGTGCATCTGCATGGTTGGCCGAGGCCGCTACCGTAATACCCGATCCCAAATGGACGTTGCATTCAATGTGGAAATCGTGGGTCGGTCTACTGAGTGTCACCGTGGCATCTATGGCATTGTCAAAATACTTTGAAACATGTGCCTCCAGAGTGGCTTCGATATACTCTGTAAGTGCTGCACCGACGTCTACCTGTTTACCTTTAACGATTACATGCATGATTTAACCCATTTCCTTTATAAATTTGCAACTAGGTGATCAAGTTCGTCCAGAGATCACCAATTTTAGGGGTTTCAGCGGTTCTATGCTGAAACGGGTTTTAGTAGGGTGGCTCCATATAAATCCTCTTCGTTGTTGATAGGGGGTAAGCTGTCAAGCGAACTGTTTTTTCTTCTGCCGTCGCCTTTGAACGGATGACGGGATATTCAGGGCATCGCGATATTTGGCGACGGTCCTGCGGGCAATGTCGATACCCTCCTTCTTCATCAGTTCAACAATCTTGTCATCGGAAAGGATAGCGCTCGGGCTTTCTGCGTCAACAAGCTGCTTGAGTTTGTATTTCACGGATTCTGCCGAATGAACATCCCCGCCGCCTGTGGATCCGATGGCCGATGTGAAGAAATATTTCAACTCGAACGTGCCGCGGGGGGAGGCAATGAACTTATTGGAGGTGACCCGGCTCACGGTGCTTTCATGCATTTCAATCGCATCAGCGATTGCTTTCAGGTTCAGCGGTTTGAGATGCGTAATTCCGTGTGTAAAGAACATTTCCTGCTGCCGGACGAGTTCCGATGCGACCTTCAAGATAGTGTTTGCCCGTTGATCCAGAGATTTTACCAACCAGTTCGCCGTGTTCAGGCATTCGGAGATAAACTCTTTTTCCTCTTTTTTTCGGGCCTTAGTATTTATCTGTGCATGATATCGGTTATTTACAAGCACGCGGGGCAAAGTTTCGCTGTTAAGTTCTACTTTCCAGCTGCCATCCGGGTTTTGATTAACAAAAACATCCGGGACAACGGTCTGGGCAACGTGGGATCCGAACTGTAAACCGGGCTTTGGGTCAAGCGTTCTGATCTCGGCGACCATGTCCATTATATCTTCCTGATCGGTGCCGCAAACACGGGTAAGTTCAGCAAGCTTGGCGTCCGCCAACAGATGCAGATTATCTAGGAAGGTCTGGATCATACTGTCCAGCCGACCTCGCTCTTTCAGTTGCAGCGCCAGGCAATCGCCCAGATCGCGGGCGAAAACGCCAGCCGGTTCAAAATTTCGCAAAATATCCAGTGTTGCGATGACCATTTCTTCAGGACAACCCAGTTGTTCACTTAACTCCTGAGTATCTTCGGTCAAATATCCAGCCTCTGAAATGAGGTCAATCAAATAGCCGGCAATAAATCGCTGATTATCCGGCATCACCTGTCCCAGAAGTTGTTCGCGCAAATGATCTTGCAGGGAAATCTCTTCTGACAGATTTTCTTCGAAACTGTTGTTTGGGTCAGAAAATCCGCCGCCGCTGCCGATGGGACCGCTTAAA
It includes:
- a CDS encoding FYDLN acid domain-containing protein; protein product: MAKPEWGAKHRCTSCGKPFYDMNKDPITCPACGSEHKPEKLLKSVPTPKKEAAPAKPVRTDDEEGSDLLLDDDEILEEEDVDLPDDDSDDDLSGVVSSPKMENEDL
- the nthA gene encoding nitrile hydratase subunit alpha codes for the protein MGHNHKHSAPLPETVLRVKSLESLLVEKGLVKTEALDALVDRYENKVGPRNGAQVVAKAWSDPDYKARLMKDASAAIAELGYTGAQGEEIVAVENTPDVHNVVVCTLCSCYPWPVLGLPPVWYKSAPYRSRVVREPRAVLEEFGTHIPDDVEVRVWDSTAETRYLVIPERPEGTEGLSEEALADLVNRDSMIGTRKADSPEEAA
- the nthB gene encoding nitrile hydratase subunit beta, whose protein sequence is MDGVHDMGGMHGMGPVEQEENEPVFHGEWEQRMFAMNNAVSALGVRNIDESRHARERMNPGKYLSSSYYEIWLDGLVRILSEKGLISEEELSGEVPPKPFTGEHRPALTADAVDPMMDKGATYTREDGKPASFKVGDRVKAKNIHPSGHTRLPRYARGATGEIIADYGLHVFADSSAHGDDDPQHLYSVRFTSRDLWGEDGHDNDAIYVDLWDDHLEASND
- a CDS encoding nitrile hydratase accessory protein; amino-acid sequence: MTEMNQALENMPIPHDEEGPVFDEPWQAQAFALTVKLNEAGHFSWPEWADIFGAEIATATKEGRGCGNEDYFLCWLAALEKIVAEKEILSTDQLLTRKEEWRHANEHTEHGEPIKLGAGH
- a CDS encoding GNAT family N-acetyltransferase, with product MHKTPDIKFKRLTEISPDLLLWQMNDARVTAHLPLKTGIWNHKSISDFIAKKETCWHRDGLGHQAIFDGNTYLGWGGFQKEGNEWDFGLVLSPTAFGYGLNLTQKFLKQARKDARIPYVTFLLPPSRRKLSALRKLGAVDIGTITYDGQEFRKFKIETK
- a CDS encoding 3-hydroxyacyl-CoA dehydrogenase encodes the protein MTIDPNSETLKVGIVGAGAMGRGIAQVSATGGMQAVIFDTADGAAQGAVDFIGGMIDRAATKGRMSDAEALASKGRLGVANTIEDFKDCDLIVEAIVENIDIKRSVFQQIEKVVSKDTIIASNTSSIRISSIAAACEHKDRIAGLHFFNPVPLMKLVEVINGTDTSKETTDALVVIGKRMGRVPVVVKDAPGFLVNLGGRAYTTEALRIVSEGVAEPHEVDAIMRDACGFRMGPFELMDLTGIDVNFPVSNIIYNGYFQDKRLSTAPLHESMMEAGRLGRKTKAGFYDYDETGALIQPAPKVDIDAEPMRSAYLPEPAPELEQMLRDLGVSVLANDDGVSPILVAPVGEDCTSVIVRLELDPKRTVAVDTLTGVHMHATVMAAPGADDDVVHSVMVAIRKNTNAVTRIKDCPGFVAQRIRAMVANLGCEMAQIGVATPEDIDKGMTLGLNYPQGSIEMVDVMGKENTLIVLEELQGITGEERYRPSLWLRRRALLDLPIHTAD
- a CDS encoding Hsp20 family protein; the protein is MSVFNSPLLLGFDRFENILEQLAKSGGEGYPPYNIEQMSDTRLRITLAVAGFFKDDLKITLEQNQLIIHGKQMEDPNRVYIHRGIAARQFHRKFVLAEGVTVAGADMDNGLLHIDLNLPIQKNDVTHIEINAKDTGSDMKTIDAPSKTVKT
- a CDS encoding DUF1150 family protein; its protein translation is MQYQEATLRQISPAALAVLGSMEMAYIREVEEEGMTLYAIYSADGQRLGEEETPEIAMVVARQNDLDAFLVS
- a CDS encoding M23 family metallopeptidase; the encoded protein is MRQTLQSAIKPLLLVSVFLVFGFGAASAQQKRPPKLDIPIKCTLGQDCFIQHFVDMQGGSKAADHRCGFLTYNNHRGTDIRIRTLKDMEAGVPVIAAADGVVGNFRDDIKDHYFSNYPPEKRKEIYKIGLGNAVVLNHGNKWSTFYAHLKEGSVTVKKGQRVRKGDILGFVGLSGVTDFPHLHFDVRHRNRTVDPFTGLEHDKGCGKATFSMWSEMAQRELKYTPTYFVNTGFSETKPKGRQDLESGEKKEKVLNPAAPTMFFWSYYIGSQKEDQVSLRITGPDGRKLKAYNPPRMTKNQISNTFWVGVKRPPAGWRSGTYRGEITVTREGQVFKNESLIVVQ
- the ptsN gene encoding PTS IIA-like nitrogen regulatory protein PtsN — encoded protein: MEIADLISPETVVADLKATSKKQALQELSRRAAEATNCDEREILNVLIERERLGTTGVGHGIAIPHGKLESLDRIHGFFARLDTGINYDAMDDMPVDLIFLLLAPLEGGAEHLKALSRVSRTLRDQERCERLRGTENTDALYAILTEDNMAA
- the hpf gene encoding ribosome hibernation-promoting factor, HPF/YfiA family codes for the protein MHVIVKGKQVDVGAALTEYIEATLEAHVSKYFDNAIDATVTLSRPTHDFHIECNVHLGSGITVAASANHADAHSCFDSACERIDKQLRRYKRRLKDHHSKERAKAKEQIAAQAYVLAPEPDEEPEDHAANGEWQPMIIAETSQDIPDCSVGEAVMRMDLANVPAMMFHNSGTKGLNVVYRRPDGNIGWIDPKLEQGS
- the rpoN gene encoding RNA polymerase factor sigma-54; protein product: MVLAPRLEIRQSQQLVMTPQLQQAIKLLQLSNMDLSAYVEQELEKNPLLERGDADLNPDQPTETVREDTDAFGADEPASEPLSELNMVEGAGLPDQSSDPLDTDYDNTYTNDSLNDGPNETAGDAPIGDTDYLSGPIGSGGGFSDPNNSFEENLSEEISLQDHLREQLLGQVMPDNQRFIAGYLIDLISEAGYLTEDTQELSEQLGCPEEMVIATLDILRNFEPAGVFARDLGDCLALQLKERGRLDSMIQTFLDNLHLLADAKLAELTRVCGTDQEDIMDMVAEIRTLDPKPGLQFGSHVAQTVVPDVFVNQNPDGSWKVELNSETLPRVLVNNRYHAQINTKARKKEEKEFISECLNTANWLVKSLDQRANTILKVASELVRQQEMFFTHGITHLKPLNLKAIADAIEMHESTVSRVTSNKFIASPRGTFELKYFFTSAIGSTGGGDVHSAESVKYKLKQLVDAESPSAILSDDKIVELMKKEGIDIARRTVAKYRDALNIPSSVQRRRQKKKQFA